One genomic segment of Magnetovibrio sp. PR-2 includes these proteins:
- a CDS encoding HdaA/DnaA family protein: protein MTARQIPFDFEHRPALGGEDFLIAPSNGEAISWVERWPDWPGPVLVICGPEGAGKTHLAHVFQAQSAAKTVTSDALARDNADGVLAGAKALVLEDVETFIEQGLAEEVLHLYNLCKEEGLKVLMTATQPPARWGIVLKDLSSRLNTAPVAEISPPDDALLTALIVKQFADRQLHIDADVLSYMLARMERSFGGVRRLITAVDDEAMVQKRAITVPLVRQVLEKL, encoded by the coding sequence GTGACGGCGCGCCAAATTCCTTTCGATTTCGAACACCGTCCGGCTTTGGGTGGCGAAGATTTCCTGATCGCGCCCAGTAATGGAGAAGCCATCAGTTGGGTCGAGCGTTGGCCCGACTGGCCTGGACCCGTGTTGGTGATTTGTGGTCCCGAAGGGGCGGGTAAAACCCACTTGGCCCATGTGTTTCAGGCCCAAAGCGCAGCCAAAACCGTCACGTCGGACGCGCTTGCCCGCGACAATGCCGATGGGGTTCTGGCGGGGGCGAAAGCGCTGGTTTTGGAAGACGTCGAAACCTTCATAGAGCAAGGCTTGGCCGAAGAGGTTTTGCATCTCTATAACCTGTGCAAGGAAGAGGGGCTGAAAGTCTTGATGACCGCAACTCAGCCGCCTGCGCGGTGGGGGATTGTGTTGAAGGACCTGAGCTCACGCCTCAACACCGCACCTGTGGCTGAAATCAGCCCGCCCGATGATGCGCTGCTTACGGCTTTGATTGTGAAGCAGTTCGCAGACCGTCAATTGCACATCGACGCGGATGTGCTGAGCTACATGTTGGCGCGAATGGAGCGCTCTTTTGGCGGTGTGCGCCGCCTGATCACAGCTGTGGACGACGAAGCTATGGTGCAAAAACGCGCCATTACCGTTCCTCTGGTGCGCCAAGTTTTGGAAAAGCTCTAG
- a CDS encoding ABC transporter transmembrane domain-containing protein, translating to MSSNAKAFDRPKGKNLKYLRRTIGFLTPYKTRVAMAAVALVVTGMAVLGLGQGLKQLIDGGFGDGNAGALDQALYLLMALSVIMALGTFARFYLVSWLGERMVADLRQAVFDRVLSLHTGFFETTKTGEVLSRLTTDTTLLQSVIGSSASVALRNLLNLIGGIIMLFVTNVQLTAMVLMVVPVVVFPILIFGRRVRKLSRASQDRVADVGAFAEETINAMSTVQAFTHEAVDRGRFGVEVSNAFDTAVRRIRTRGALMAVVILLVFSAIGVVLWVGGRQMMAGDISGGELAAFIYYAALVAVSVGVMSEVYGELQRAAGATERLIELLEAEPDIQAPNTPIALPTPAQGRVKFDDVTFHYPARPNMAALDAFTLDVQPGETVALVGPSGAGKSTVFQMLLRFYDPGTGAVLVDGIDAKTADPTALRERFALVPQDPVLFGTSGLENIRYGRPDASDEDVREAAKAAAAAEFLDALPDGFETFLGEKGVRLSGGQRQRISLARALLRDPSILLLDEATSALDAESERLVQEALETLKQGRTTLVIAHRLATVVNADRIAVMEHGKIVALGTHEELLKTSPLYAHLAALQFDVDTGEKKLAS from the coding sequence TTGTCCAGCAACGCAAAAGCCTTTGACCGCCCCAAAGGCAAAAACCTGAAATATCTACGCCGCACCATCGGCTTTTTAACGCCTTACAAAACCCGCGTAGCCATGGCAGCTGTGGCTTTGGTGGTGACAGGCATGGCCGTGTTGGGCCTGGGTCAAGGTCTGAAACAACTGATCGACGGCGGTTTTGGAGATGGTAATGCGGGCGCACTGGATCAAGCGCTTTATTTGCTGATGGCGCTGTCTGTGATTATGGCGTTGGGCACCTTTGCCCGGTTTTATCTGGTGTCTTGGCTGGGTGAGCGCATGGTCGCCGATTTGCGCCAGGCCGTGTTTGATCGCGTACTATCCCTGCACACCGGATTTTTCGAAACCACCAAAACGGGCGAAGTGCTTTCCCGTCTGACCACGGACACGACGTTGCTACAATCCGTCATCGGATCGAGTGCGTCTGTCGCATTGCGGAATCTTTTGAACTTGATCGGCGGCATCATCATGCTGTTTGTCACCAACGTGCAGCTCACCGCCATGGTGCTGATGGTGGTACCTGTGGTGGTCTTTCCCATTTTGATTTTCGGGCGGCGCGTGCGCAAACTGTCGCGCGCCAGCCAAGACCGCGTCGCCGACGTCGGCGCATTTGCCGAAGAAACCATCAACGCCATGTCCACGGTCCAGGCCTTCACCCACGAAGCGGTGGACCGGGGACGCTTTGGTGTTGAAGTCAGCAACGCTTTCGACACGGCCGTTCGCCGCATCCGTACACGTGGCGCACTTATGGCAGTGGTCATCTTGCTGGTGTTCAGCGCCATCGGCGTAGTGTTATGGGTTGGCGGACGTCAAATGATGGCCGGTGACATTTCCGGCGGTGAACTTGCGGCATTTATCTATTACGCAGCCCTCGTCGCCGTGTCTGTCGGTGTGATGAGCGAAGTCTATGGCGAGCTGCAACGCGCCGCCGGGGCAACCGAACGCTTGATCGAGCTGTTGGAAGCCGAGCCCGACATCCAAGCCCCGAACACTCCCATAGCCCTGCCCACACCCGCCCAAGGCCGCGTGAAGTTCGACGACGTCACCTTCCACTACCCCGCCCGCCCGAATATGGCCGCTTTGGATGCGTTCACCCTAGACGTGCAGCCCGGCGAGACCGTTGCTTTGGTGGGCCCGTCCGGCGCGGGCAAATCCACCGTGTTTCAAATGCTGTTGCGATTTTACGACCCAGGCACGGGGGCTGTCTTGGTGGACGGCATTGACGCGAAAACAGCCGACCCGACGGCCTTGCGCGAACGCTTTGCCTTGGTGCCGCAAGACCCGGTATTGTTTGGCACATCGGGTTTGGAAAACATTCGCTATGGCCGCCCTGACGCCAGCGACGAGGACGTACGCGAAGCTGCCAAGGCTGCAGCAGCGGCTGAATTCTTGGACGCCCTGCCCGATGGGTTTGAGACGTTCTTGGGCGAAAAAGGCGTGCGGCTGTCTGGTGGTCAACGTCAACGCATCTCGCTGGCTCGCGCACTTCTTCGCGACCCATCAATTTTGTTGCTGGACGAAGCCACCAGCGCCCTGGACGCAGAAAGCGAACGCTTGGTGCAAGAAGCCCTGGAAACCCTCAAACAAGGCCGCACAACATTGGTGATCGCCCACAGGCTTGCCACCGTGGTCAATGCCGACCGCATTGCCGTGATGGAACACGGAAAGATCGTCGCGTTGGGGACCCACGAAGAACTGCTCAAAACTTCGCCGCTTTATGCCCACTTAGCTGCGCTGCAATTCGATGTGGATACAGGAGAAAAGAAACTTGCCTCCTAA
- a CDS encoding Ppx/GppA family phosphatase → MTTTLPFDSIHSAGQHGRVAVVDIGSNSVRLVVYDAPTRLPIPMYNEKAQCALGRGLGASGVLNPNGVECAMSSVVRFAGLAEAMGVENFVLVATAAVREAKDGEAFVADVRDAIGRDIQVLSGEEEAKYAALGLLMGVPHADGVIGDLGGGSLDMVGLEHGDFSKSTTLPFGHLRLGEAAEGNPEIARDLVTAEMSKLNWLKGVKGRTVYAAGGSWRAIARILIDQTSHPLHVVDNFTIGAEQAKKILHLISGAGRHSLDLIPGVPKKRIETLPFAAAALEGMLEVTQASQLQFSGFGMREGVLLSCLDDDLRKQDPLLAACKTMAERTGRFSVKGREMLVWMSPLFPDETPEEYRLRYAACLLSDIGWNEHPDYRAEHSFLRTLRVPYAGLTHAERALLAATIYVRQNGDLADPLIRPFLGLLDVGQLSWIKTTGLAMRLGHTISGSAPGVLADTHLEVTKEKLWLHVNDTSRHALISEAVRRRLKTLGKSFGLKGKVG, encoded by the coding sequence ATGACGACCACTCTCCCTTTTGACAGCATCCATTCGGCCGGACAGCACGGGCGTGTGGCGGTGGTGGATATCGGCTCGAACTCTGTGCGCTTGGTGGTCTATGACGCACCGACGCGCCTGCCTATTCCCATGTACAACGAAAAAGCCCAGTGTGCGTTGGGGCGTGGACTTGGCGCTTCGGGGGTGTTGAACCCCAACGGTGTTGAATGTGCCATGTCCAGTGTGGTGCGTTTCGCAGGTCTTGCCGAAGCCATGGGCGTTGAAAACTTCGTGTTGGTCGCCACCGCAGCGGTACGTGAAGCCAAAGACGGCGAAGCATTTGTTGCCGATGTGCGCGACGCCATTGGCCGAGATATTCAAGTCTTGTCGGGTGAAGAAGAAGCCAAGTACGCAGCCTTGGGCTTGCTCATGGGTGTGCCGCACGCGGACGGCGTGATCGGCGATTTGGGTGGCGGGTCCTTGGATATGGTGGGGCTGGAACATGGCGATTTTTCTAAATCCACAACGTTGCCCTTTGGCCATTTGCGCTTAGGCGAAGCCGCTGAAGGCAATCCCGAAATCGCGCGCGATTTGGTCACTGCCGAAATGTCAAAACTGAATTGGCTCAAAGGCGTGAAGGGCCGCACAGTCTATGCAGCGGGCGGTTCGTGGCGCGCCATTGCCCGGATACTCATCGATCAGACCTCGCACCCCTTGCATGTGGTGGACAACTTCACCATTGGTGCGGAGCAGGCGAAAAAAATCCTCCACTTGATCAGCGGGGCTGGGCGTCATTCTTTAGATCTCATCCCCGGTGTCCCCAAAAAACGTATTGAGACGTTGCCGTTTGCCGCTGCCGCTTTGGAAGGCATGTTGGAAGTGACCCAGGCTTCACAACTGCAGTTTTCCGGCTTTGGTATGCGCGAAGGGGTGTTGCTGTCGTGCTTGGACGATGATTTGCGCAAGCAAGACCCATTGCTGGCGGCGTGCAAAACCATGGCGGAACGCACCGGACGTTTTTCGGTCAAAGGTCGGGAAATGCTGGTGTGGATGTCGCCATTGTTTCCCGATGAAACGCCGGAAGAATACCGCTTGCGGTATGCTGCCTGTTTGCTCAGCGATATCGGCTGGAACGAACACCCGGACTATCGCGCTGAACACTCGTTCTTGCGCACGCTGCGTGTGCCATATGCCGGCCTGACGCATGCCGAGCGCGCCTTGTTGGCTGCCACCATTTATGTGCGTCAAAACGGGGACTTGGCTGATCCGTTGATCCGTCCGTTCTTAGGGTTGTTGGACGTGGGGCAGTTGTCTTGGATCAAAACGACGGGCTTGGCCATGCGCTTGGGCCACACCATTTCGGGCAGTGCGCCCGGCGTGTTGGCAGACACGCACTTGGAAGTGACCAAAGAAAAACTGTGGTTACACGTCAATGACACTAGCCGCCATGCGCTGATCAGTGAAGCCGTGCGGCGTCGCTTAAAAACCCTTGGCAAATCCTTTGGGTTGAAGGGCAAAGTGGGCTGA
- a CDS encoding acyl-CoA thioesterase, with amino-acid sequence MTDVSTLDDFPFQTFDKIRYGDTDRQGHVNNAVFTTYLETGRCEVLYNPDNGLLLDATSFVIARVDVHFVAEINWPGRVEIGTGISKVGNSSIGLHQAVFQDGTCVCRADSVIVQMNDATRKSQPLSDVAIRFFETHYMTDSA; translated from the coding sequence ATGACCGATGTTTCGACCCTTGACGACTTCCCGTTCCAAACCTTCGATAAAATCCGTTACGGTGACACAGACCGCCAAGGCCATGTGAACAATGCTGTGTTCACCACCTACTTGGAGACGGGGCGTTGTGAGGTCTTGTATAATCCTGACAACGGTTTGCTGTTGGACGCGACCTCATTTGTGATTGCGCGCGTGGATGTACACTTTGTCGCCGAAATCAATTGGCCGGGGCGGGTGGAAATCGGCACGGGTATCAGCAAAGTGGGCAACAGCTCAATCGGCCTTCATCAAGCCGTGTTCCAAGACGGGACCTGCGTGTGCCGCGCGGACTCGGTGATTGTTCAAATGAACGATGCCACGCGGAAGTCGCAACCGTTGTCTGATGTGGCGATAAGGTTCTTCGAAACACATTATATGACGGACAGTGCATAG
- a CDS encoding AI-2E family transporter encodes MSREKQMWFWVGGLAVFLGLVYLLSSVLTPFIAGLAVAYFLDPLADKLEAALKSRSAATALILLVFFVVVGAVGVALFPLLQAQVAGLVARIPDGVQAAHELLDPLVAQIEAELGAQEIQNLKDNAGAFAGKAVSWGLDVVQSLFMGGKAVMNTLSLLFIMPIVAFFLLRDWDILVAKVDSLLPRSSQETIREQFRDIDATIAGFVRGQATVCLALGTIYATGLTLVGLEFGLLIGLGTGLMAFVPYVGMVIGLLVAFGVAMLQFTEVTQFVMVAAVFGVGQTIDAAFLTPNLVGGRVGLHPVWIIFALMAGGALFGFTGVLLAVPVASVIGVLVRFGIGRYRASVLYTG; translated from the coding sequence ATGAGCCGGGAAAAGCAAATGTGGTTCTGGGTGGGCGGATTGGCCGTTTTTCTAGGCCTCGTGTACCTGTTGAGCAGTGTGTTGACCCCGTTTATCGCCGGGCTTGCCGTGGCGTACTTTTTGGACCCCTTGGCCGATAAGCTGGAAGCGGCGCTGAAATCGCGCTCGGCTGCGACGGCTTTGATCTTGCTTGTGTTCTTTGTCGTCGTGGGTGCGGTCGGGGTTGCGCTGTTTCCGCTGCTCCAAGCTCAAGTCGCCGGACTTGTCGCGCGCATTCCCGACGGTGTCCAAGCCGCGCATGAGCTGTTGGACCCGCTGGTGGCTCAGATTGAGGCGGAGCTGGGCGCACAAGAAATTCAAAACCTCAAAGACAACGCAGGCGCGTTCGCAGGCAAAGCCGTGTCTTGGGGGCTGGATGTGGTGCAAAGCCTGTTCATGGGCGGCAAGGCCGTGATGAACACGTTGTCATTGCTGTTTATCATGCCCATCGTTGCGTTTTTCCTGTTGCGCGATTGGGACATCTTGGTGGCCAAGGTCGATAGCTTGTTGCCGCGGAGCTCCCAAGAAACCATCCGCGAACAATTCCGCGATATTGACGCCACCATTGCCGGTTTTGTCCGCGGTCAAGCGACTGTGTGTTTGGCACTGGGCACCATTTACGCCACGGGGTTGACGCTGGTGGGGCTAGAATTCGGCCTGTTGATTGGGCTGGGCACGGGCTTGATGGCATTTGTGCCTTACGTCGGCATGGTGATTGGGCTGTTGGTTGCGTTTGGCGTGGCTATGCTGCAATTCACCGAGGTCACGCAGTTTGTGATGGTCGCGGCGGTCTTCGGCGTTGGTCAAACCATTGATGCGGCGTTCTTGACCCCCAACTTGGTGGGTGGTCGCGTTGGCCTGCATCCGGTGTGGATCATCTTCGCTTTGATGGCGGGCGGTGCTTTATTTGGCTTTACCGGTGTGTTGCTGGCCGTTCCGGTCGCCTCCGTCATCGGTGTGCTGGTGCGTTTTGGCATTGGCCGCTACCGGGCCTCGGTTCTGTACACGGGATAA
- a CDS encoding DUF2066 domain-containing protein, protein MRYARALGLVFALILTLTNATAEAAAPRLFEVSNVVVDVTADSASNARVQALAKAEKIAFERLTKRLTLQAYHDRLPSLGAAQISELIQDFQVMEEKASSVRYIANLTYRFRAEQMRTLLNAEGIPFAETSSKPVLMLPVYQAAGALLLWDEPNPWRVAWNRQDEEGANQGLVPMVLPVGDLNDVRSIGAEQAIEGDMARLSEIARRYEAGDVVVAHGILRMDSFNGLPELEVYLTRFGSALQEHTVVKSFTSEPGDDVNTLLDRAVAQLTAQVEDNWKQDNLIQTGSAQLLPISVPVGNLGDWVRVRDRLNGVAVVQKMDLVLLRLDEVRVNLHFIGDAEQLALSLDQADLSLWEEAGHWYLAEKLPLSTASQ, encoded by the coding sequence ATGAGATATGCTCGTGCTTTAGGGCTTGTTTTTGCTCTGATCTTGACGCTCACAAACGCTACGGCTGAAGCGGCTGCACCGCGTTTGTTCGAGGTGTCGAACGTCGTCGTTGACGTCACGGCGGATTCGGCCTCCAACGCCCGGGTTCAGGCGCTGGCTAAGGCCGAAAAGATCGCGTTTGAACGCCTGACGAAGCGTTTGACCCTCCAGGCCTATCATGACCGCCTGCCCAGCTTAGGTGCGGCGCAAATCTCTGAACTTATTCAAGATTTTCAGGTTATGGAGGAAAAAGCGTCCTCGGTTCGCTACATCGCAAACTTGACGTATCGTTTTCGTGCCGAACAGATGCGGACATTGTTGAACGCCGAAGGCATTCCGTTCGCCGAAACGTCGTCCAAGCCCGTATTAATGCTGCCCGTTTACCAAGCCGCAGGCGCACTTTTGCTGTGGGATGAACCCAATCCGTGGCGCGTGGCCTGGAATCGCCAAGACGAAGAGGGCGCAAATCAAGGTCTGGTGCCCATGGTTTTGCCTGTGGGGGATTTGAACGATGTGCGTTCCATCGGCGCTGAACAAGCTATAGAAGGCGATATGGCGCGTCTTTCCGAAATCGCGCGGCGCTACGAAGCCGGTGATGTTGTTGTCGCACACGGCATTTTGCGCATGGATTCGTTCAACGGCCTGCCGGAATTGGAAGTGTATCTCACGCGTTTCGGCTCTGCCCTGCAAGAACACACCGTGGTCAAAAGCTTCACGTCCGAGCCCGGCGACGATGTGAACACGCTGCTGGACCGCGCCGTTGCGCAGCTGACGGCCCAAGTCGAAGACAACTGGAAGCAAGACAACCTGATCCAGACGGGCAGCGCACAGCTGCTGCCGATTTCCGTCCCTGTGGGCAACCTGGGCGATTGGGTGCGGGTGCGCGACCGCTTGAACGGCGTGGCTGTGGTTCAAAAAATGGACCTGGTGCTGTTGCGCTTGGATGAGGTGCGGGTGAACCTTCACTTCATCGGCGACGCGGAACAGCTGGCTCTGTCACTGGATCAAGCGGACCTGAGCCTTTGGGAAGAAGCCGGTCATTGGTATTTGGCGGAAAAATTGCCGCTATCAACGGCAAGCCAATAA
- a CDS encoding class I SAM-dependent methyltransferase, which yields MPPKSEHSAAMARTLNHYTRSADGFKEGTWDHDVTQNYQALLDAIEGEAPYTILDLGCGPGRDLVYFQSQGHTPVGLDGSPAFVDMAHAQTGCEVLHQDFLSLDLEDQRFDGIFANATLFHVPNAELPRVLKELHASLKPSGVLFSSIPRLMHSDSDVEEGFSGERFCCYHTWNSWRTYCQDAGFEELHHYYRPEGKPRHEQPWLASVWRKNHFNEHA from the coding sequence TTGCCTCCTAAATCCGAACACAGCGCCGCCATGGCCCGCACGTTGAACCACTACACCCGCTCAGCAGACGGGTTCAAAGAAGGCACATGGGATCACGACGTCACGCAAAACTACCAAGCCCTTCTGGACGCCATCGAAGGCGAAGCGCCGTATACCATCTTGGACTTAGGCTGCGGTCCCGGACGGGACTTGGTCTACTTTCAGTCCCAAGGCCACACGCCCGTTGGACTGGACGGCTCGCCCGCCTTCGTTGACATGGCGCATGCCCAAACGGGATGCGAGGTTTTGCATCAAGACTTTTTGTCCCTCGATTTAGAAGACCAACGCTTCGACGGTATCTTCGCCAACGCCACGTTGTTCCATGTGCCCAACGCAGAACTCCCCCGCGTTTTAAAAGAACTCCACGCCAGCTTAAAGCCCAGCGGCGTCCTGTTCAGCTCCATCCCACGCTTAATGCACAGCGACAGCGATGTGGAAGAAGGCTTCTCGGGCGAACGCTTTTGCTGTTACCACACCTGGAACAGCTGGCGCACATACTGCCAAGACGCAGGCTTTGAAGAGCTGCACCACTACTACCGCCCGGAAGGAAAGCCCCGCCATGAACAACCGTGGTTGGCAAGTGTGTGGCGGAAGAACCACTTCAATGAACATGCATGA
- a CDS encoding CDP-alcohol phosphatidyltransferase family protein produces MVNLPNIITLLRIGATPVVVWLIVEGHLIWAFWVFVAAGVSDALDGFLAKQFDMETELGKYLDPIADKALLVSTYITLGINGYIPNWLVILVVFRDIAIVGGALLFETMTHSLTMQPLMISKLNTALQIVLVCAVMAVVGYSVELHGILDVLVSVTAVATIASGLTYAVVWIKRWSQLEDEQ; encoded by the coding sequence TTGGTCAATCTGCCCAACATCATCACACTTTTGCGAATCGGTGCGACACCCGTTGTGGTGTGGCTGATTGTTGAAGGGCATTTGATTTGGGCGTTTTGGGTGTTTGTCGCAGCAGGCGTGTCCGATGCCTTGGACGGGTTTCTCGCCAAGCAGTTCGATATGGAGACAGAGCTCGGCAAGTACCTCGACCCCATTGCCGACAAAGCCTTGCTGGTTTCGACCTACATCACCTTGGGCATCAATGGTTACATCCCCAATTGGTTGGTGATTTTGGTGGTGTTTCGCGACATTGCCATTGTTGGGGGAGCATTGCTCTTTGAAACCATGACGCATTCGCTTACGATGCAACCGTTGATGATCAGCAAGCTCAACACGGCCTTGCAGATTGTCTTGGTTTGCGCCGTTATGGCGGTGGTGGGGTATTCCGTCGAATTGCACGGAATTTTGGACGTGCTGGTTAGCGTGACGGCTGTTGCGACCATTGCATCGGGATTGACTTACGCCGTTGTCTGGATCAAGCGCTGGTCCCAGTTGGAGGACGAACAATGA
- a CDS encoding RNA degradosome polyphosphate kinase, producing MNKMDTPRINLDSSDRFINRELSWLAFNTRVMEEASNEKHPLLERVRFLSISAANLDEFYMVRVAGLKGQDRAGVSTLSEDGLTPAQQLQAINEATHKLMTSQQDCWKALQDLLHKEGIKVLKHTEVSDRDTKWLESYFLDHIFPVLTPLAIDPAHPFPFIPNLGFSLVMLLQRRDTKEHLRALLPLPHLIERFVRLPGAAIRFIPIEEVVEMFLDRLFPNYEPMQIGNFRIIRDSEMEIDEEAEDLVRTFESALKRRRRGSVIRLTFNKGIFDDLARIIIDEIDVDEEDVFHLGGILGMADLSQLIVKERPDLLFEPFNARFPERVRDFGGNVFQAIRKKDMVVHHPYESFDVVVQFVRQAARDPKVVAIKQTLYRTSNDSPIVEALIEAAEAGKSVTAMVELKARFDEEANIRWARDLERAGVQVVYGFIDKKTHAKVNLVVRRESHGMRAYVHYGTGNYHPITAKVYTDLSFFTCDPALTADAARLFNYMTGYASPEDMEKLSYSPLTMHDFLLEQIENEIKNAKAGKPSGIWAKMNSVVDPALIDAMYRASNAGVKIELVIRGICCLRPGIPGMSENIRVRSIVGRYLEHSRIVAFANGQDLPSRAAKVYISSADWMPRNLYRRLETLVPIENPTVHRQVLDEIMGVSLRDTEQSWVLSADGSYDRVVEMENPLSAHHYFMTSESVSGRGSGTKGKTKSAKKKKTNK from the coding sequence ATGAACAAAATGGACACGCCGCGCATCAATCTCGATTCATCCGACCGTTTCATCAACCGCGAACTTTCGTGGCTGGCGTTCAACACCCGGGTGATGGAAGAAGCCAGCAACGAAAAGCACCCTTTGTTGGAACGTGTGCGATTCTTGAGCATTTCTGCAGCCAACTTGGACGAATTTTACATGGTTCGCGTCGCGGGTCTGAAAGGCCAAGACCGCGCGGGTGTCTCGACCTTATCCGAAGACGGCCTGACCCCAGCGCAGCAGCTGCAAGCCATCAACGAGGCCACGCACAAACTGATGACCAGCCAGCAAGACTGCTGGAAAGCGTTGCAAGACCTGCTGCACAAAGAAGGCATCAAGGTTCTCAAACACACAGAAGTTTCGGACCGGGACACCAAGTGGTTGGAAAGCTATTTCTTGGATCACATTTTCCCGGTGTTGACGCCATTGGCGATTGATCCGGCGCATCCGTTCCCGTTCATTCCGAACTTAGGTTTTTCGCTGGTGATGCTGTTGCAGCGCCGCGACACCAAAGAACATTTGCGTGCGCTGTTGCCGTTGCCGCACTTGATCGAACGCTTCGTGCGCCTGCCGGGCGCGGCCATTCGCTTTATCCCCATCGAAGAAGTGGTGGAGATGTTCTTGGACCGTTTGTTCCCGAACTACGAGCCCATGCAAATCGGCAATTTCCGCATCATTCGCGACAGCGAAATGGAAATTGATGAAGAAGCCGAAGATTTGGTGCGCACGTTTGAAAGCGCATTGAAACGCCGTCGCCGTGGTTCAGTCATTCGCTTGACGTTTAACAAAGGCATCTTCGACGACTTGGCGCGCATCATCATCGATGAAATTGATGTGGACGAAGAAGACGTCTTCCACTTAGGCGGCATTTTGGGCATGGCGGACTTGTCGCAGTTGATCGTCAAAGAACGCCCCGACTTGTTGTTCGAACCGTTCAATGCGCGCTTCCCCGAACGGGTGCGCGACTTTGGCGGCAACGTGTTCCAGGCCATTCGCAAAAAAGACATGGTGGTGCATCACCCCTATGAAAGCTTCGACGTTGTGGTTCAGTTCGTGCGCCAAGCCGCACGCGACCCCAAAGTCGTTGCCATCAAGCAAACATTGTACCGCACATCCAACGACAGCCCCATTGTCGAAGCTTTGATCGAAGCTGCCGAAGCGGGCAAATCCGTCACCGCGATGGTGGAGCTGAAAGCGCGTTTTGACGAAGAAGCCAACATCCGCTGGGCACGCGATTTGGAACGCGCCGGTGTGCAGGTGGTCTACGGCTTTATCGATAAAAAGACACACGCCAAAGTGAATTTGGTGGTGCGCCGCGAATCCCACGGCATGCGCGCCTACGTGCACTACGGCACGGGCAACTATCACCCGATTACGGCGAAGGTTTATACCGACCTGTCGTTCTTCACCTGCGATCCGGCCTTAACGGCGGACGCGGCGCGGCTGTTCAACTACATGACCGGTTACGCCAGCCCCGAAGATATGGAAAAACTCAGCTATTCGCCGCTGACCATGCACGATTTCTTGCTCGAACAGATCGAAAATGAAATCAAAAATGCCAAGGCAGGTAAACCGTCGGGCATTTGGGCGAAGATGAATTCGGTGGTGGACCCGGCGTTGATCGACGCCATGTACCGCGCCTCCAACGCAGGTGTCAAAATCGAATTGGTGATCCGCGGGATTTGTTGCTTGCGTCCGGGCATTCCGGGCATGTCGGAAAACATCCGGGTGCGCTCCATCGTCGGGCGCTATTTGGAACATTCGCGCATCGTCGCCTTCGCCAACGGCCAAGACCTGCCGTCGCGTGCGGCCAAGGTCTATATCTCTTCGGCCGATTGGATGCCGCGCAACCTGTATCGCCGCCTCGAAACGTTGGTGCCCATCGAAAACCCGACGGTGCACCGCCAAGTCTTGGACGAAATCATGGGCGTCAGCCTGCGCGATACGGAACAAAGCTGGGTGTTGAGTGCAGACGGGTCTTACGACCGCGTGGTCGAGATGGAGAACCCTTTGAGTGCACACCACTACTTTATGACGTCCGAAAGCGTTTCGGGTCGTGGTTCCGGTACCAAGGGCAAAACCAAGTCTGCTAAAAAGAAAAAAACGAATAAGTAA